The Aphis gossypii isolate Hap1 chromosome 3, ASM2018417v2, whole genome shotgun sequence genome includes a region encoding these proteins:
- the LOC114121216 gene encoding uncharacterized protein LOC114121216 isoform X1, with translation MTQFLNIPESYKDITTAAIKGLGCYNDTVICTTDKKLLTFFKGCLMKNCNVEIEVKHLEPFIVYNEPEVEVYYILHGDNKVVIVKEETSLKIITTYSNVYEMIVNDHNNSGTPQLYMRTDKGFESVDNFENKEQISSIHQETSVVYTFCVNKLQNLKTLYDTERNRLSQKTSSFISAVMQISNDTISDVNLLSNVVTKNSWLKLSNENLVYGFTLQNISKLSVSNFNIILLEDSKQIWSKFRYECWAIEKNKSGFNFYSGHENTCISKSIQKSSVSLNSESSTIITIVIDNWNTKSLPYFINGMIYTNNKNDNMIEYINSDKIMVTANLFLDKEFDIFVKNGVFVEDLVTLRCTKLISCYQIKNTMCLEDLKNMMINNFKFNIKHNWFVHSSLSWLRTIVCYLDLVSPLEYILKVYSDSLGLTKTFIQVLTTMLSEHTIINYLDTKVPTYYNMDTAILDLRDLRRIFKKYLNKQIIIPRDQWNITRCKLLFT, from the exons ATGacccaatttttaaatataccagaATCGTATAAAGACATAACAACAGCTGCTATAAAAGGATTGG GATGTTATAATGACACGGTGATTTGTACAACGGACAAAAAACTTCTCACTTTTTTTAAAGGATGTCTGATGAAAAATTGTAACGTGGAGATTGAAGTTAAACATTTAGAaccatttattgtatataatgaaCCTGAAGTTGaagtttattacattttacatggAGACAATAAAGTCGTAATTGTCAAAGAAGAAACAAGTCTTAag attattacaaCTTATTCCAATGTATATGAAATGATTGTCAATGACCATAATAATTCAGGAACACCTCAACTTTATATGAGAACTGACAAAGGTTTTGAATCagttgataattttgaaaataaggaACAAATTAGTAGTATACATCAAGAAACTTCTGtcgtatatacattttgtgtaaacaaattacaa aatttaaaaacattatatgacACAGAAAGAAATAGATTATCACAAAAAACTTCATCTTTCATTAGTGCTGTAATGCAAATATCAAATGATACTATTTCTGatgttaatttgttatcaaATGTTGTCACTAAAAACTCTTGGCTAAAATTATCTAATGAAAATCTTGTATACGGATTTACTCtacaaaacatttcaaaatt atctgtatcaaattttaatataatactattagaaGACAGTAAACAAATATGGTCAAAATTTCGCTATGAATGTTGggctattgaaaaaaataaaagtgggTTTAACTTTTATAGTGGTCATGAAAATActtgtatttcaaaaagtattcaaaaaaGTTCTGTGAGTTTGAATTCTGAAAGCTCAACCATAATCACAa ttgttattGATAATTGGAATACTAAATCActtccatattttattaatggtatgatatacacaaataacaaaaatgacaATA tgattgaaTACATTAATTCTGATAAAATTATGGTTACTGCAAACTTATTCTTGGATAAagaatttgatatatttgttaaaaatggaGTTTTTG tTGAAGATTTAGTGACTTTACGTTGCACTAAATTAATCTCTTGTTATCAAATCAAGAATACTATGTGTCTTGAAgatctaaaaaatatgatgataaacaattttaaatttaatataaaacataattggtTTGTTCACAGTTCTTTATCATGGTTAAGAACAATTGTATGCTATTTGGATTTAGTATCGCCATTAGAGTATATTCTTAAAGTATATTCAGA CTCATTGGGGcttacaaaaacatttattcaagTACTGACTACAATGTTATCTGAAcacactattattaattatctagaTACTAAAGtaccaacatattataatatggatacTGCTATACTAGATTTAAGAGATCTCcgaagaatatttaaaaaatatttaaataaacaaataataataccaagaGATCAGTGGAATATTACTCGTTGTAAATTG
- the LOC114121216 gene encoding uncharacterized protein LOC114121216 isoform X2 produces the protein MKNCNVEIEVKHLEPFIVYNEPEVEVYYILHGDNKVVIVKEETSLKIITTYSNVYEMIVNDHNNSGTPQLYMRTDKGFESVDNFENKEQISSIHQETSVVYTFCVNKLQNLKTLYDTERNRLSQKTSSFISAVMQISNDTISDVNLLSNVVTKNSWLKLSNENLVYGFTLQNISKLSVSNFNIILLEDSKQIWSKFRYECWAIEKNKSGFNFYSGHENTCISKSIQKSSVSLNSESSTIITIVIDNWNTKSLPYFINGMIYTNNKNDNMIEYINSDKIMVTANLFLDKEFDIFVKNGVFVEDLVTLRCTKLISCYQIKNTMCLEDLKNMMINNFKFNIKHNWFVHSSLSWLRTIVCYLDLVSPLEYILKVYSDSLGLTKTFIQVLTTMLSEHTIINYLDTKVPTYYNMDTAILDLRDLRRIFKKYLNKQIIIPRDQWNITRCKLLFT, from the exons ATGAAAAATTGTAACGTGGAGATTGAAGTTAAACATTTAGAaccatttattgtatataatgaaCCTGAAGTTGaagtttattacattttacatggAGACAATAAAGTCGTAATTGTCAAAGAAGAAACAAGTCTTAag attattacaaCTTATTCCAATGTATATGAAATGATTGTCAATGACCATAATAATTCAGGAACACCTCAACTTTATATGAGAACTGACAAAGGTTTTGAATCagttgataattttgaaaataaggaACAAATTAGTAGTATACATCAAGAAACTTCTGtcgtatatacattttgtgtaaacaaattacaa aatttaaaaacattatatgacACAGAAAGAAATAGATTATCACAAAAAACTTCATCTTTCATTAGTGCTGTAATGCAAATATCAAATGATACTATTTCTGatgttaatttgttatcaaATGTTGTCACTAAAAACTCTTGGCTAAAATTATCTAATGAAAATCTTGTATACGGATTTACTCtacaaaacatttcaaaatt atctgtatcaaattttaatataatactattagaaGACAGTAAACAAATATGGTCAAAATTTCGCTATGAATGTTGggctattgaaaaaaataaaagtgggTTTAACTTTTATAGTGGTCATGAAAATActtgtatttcaaaaagtattcaaaaaaGTTCTGTGAGTTTGAATTCTGAAAGCTCAACCATAATCACAa ttgttattGATAATTGGAATACTAAATCActtccatattttattaatggtatgatatacacaaataacaaaaatgacaATA tgattgaaTACATTAATTCTGATAAAATTATGGTTACTGCAAACTTATTCTTGGATAAagaatttgatatatttgttaaaaatggaGTTTTTG tTGAAGATTTAGTGACTTTACGTTGCACTAAATTAATCTCTTGTTATCAAATCAAGAATACTATGTGTCTTGAAgatctaaaaaatatgatgataaacaattttaaatttaatataaaacataattggtTTGTTCACAGTTCTTTATCATGGTTAAGAACAATTGTATGCTATTTGGATTTAGTATCGCCATTAGAGTATATTCTTAAAGTATATTCAGA CTCATTGGGGcttacaaaaacatttattcaagTACTGACTACAATGTTATCTGAAcacactattattaattatctagaTACTAAAGtaccaacatattataatatggatacTGCTATACTAGATTTAAGAGATCTCcgaagaatatttaaaaaatatttaaataaacaaataataataccaagaGATCAGTGGAATATTACTCGTTGTAAATTG